A window of Pseudophryne corroboree isolate aPseCor3 chromosome 12, aPseCor3.hap2, whole genome shotgun sequence contains these coding sequences:
- the LOC134979960 gene encoding olfactory receptor 5V1-like, with translation MEDLNKTVVKEFILLAFSSFNQYQILLFIGILLMYFISVAGNFAVIVLVKTGPSLHCPMYYFISIFAALEMSFVSVTVPKLLANLIESNKKISFIGCFLQLYAFNALGVTECYFLAVMAFDRDLAINYPLRYLSIMNNLFVILVVTPFIISFTIALIPTIFTADLTFCGPNEIDHFFCDLAPVQNLACSIPYISNIVTSVAAVFASLTPFILIMSFYTHIIITITKIKSMESKYKAFSTCSSHLIVACLFYSTVIIVYLRPKGSPYDKFLALMYTVIVPMLNPFIYTLRNKDVKEALLKIRSHK, from the coding sequence ATGGAAGATTTAAACAAAACGGTGGTAAAAGAATTTATTCTGTTGGCATTTTCCAGTTTCAACCAGTACCAAATCTTACTTTTCATTGGTATATTACTGATGTATTTTATTAGTGTCGCTGGAAACTTTGCAGTTATTGTTCTTGTTAAGACTGGACCCTCACTTCATTGTCCAATGTACTATTTCATATCTATATTTGCAGCTTTAGAAATGTCATTTGTATCTGTTACTGTTCCCAAGCTTCTAGCTAATTTAATTGAGAGTAACAAGAAGATCTCTTTTATTGGATGCTTTCTACAGTTATACGCCTTTAATGCACTTGGTGTAACAGAATGTTATTTTCTTGCAGTTATGGCTTTTGACAGAGATTTGGCAATTAATTATCCTTTAAGGTACTTGTCAATCATGAATAATTTGTTTGTTATATTGGTGGTTACACCTTTCATCATCAGTTTTACAATTGCTCTAATTCCCACAATCTTTACAGCTGACTTAACCTTTTGTGGGCCCAATGAAATAGACCATTTTTTCTGTGATTTAGCCCCAGTACAGAACCTGGCTTGTTCTATTCCTTACATCAGCAACATAGTAACAAGTGTGGCAGCTGTATTTGCAAGTCTTACTCCTTTCATTCTTATTATGAGTTTCTATACCCATATTATTATTACGATCACCAAAATAAAAAGTATGGAAAGTAAATACAAAGCATTCTCCACTTGCTCCTCCCATCTAATAGTTGCCTGTCTCTTCTATAGTACAGTCATCATTGTCTACCTGAGACCAAAAGGCAGTCCGTATGATAAGTTTCTTGCTCTTATGTACACAGTTATTGTTCCTATGCTGAACCCTTTCATTTATACTTTAAGAAACAAGGATGTTAAGGAAGCTCTTCTTAAGATCAGGTCACACAAATAA